gttgggttggcgggttgacctgtttaacccatttctattatattataattttttacaatattttttatgtcataaattaaattgattttgtgttttttttagtagatgttaattttaatatattagattgcggaaaaaataaaaataaaaaaattccagttgaacgggtcgggttcgggttcatatgtatgacacgaTTTTCGAGTTCGTGTTCGTCTATAATTTTCAGGTTCGGATTGGGTTGAACCCACCAAACCATAAACAcaacccgtttagcacccctaagGAATCGGCTTAGTCAATTAAGTCGGTGGCTTATGCAGATATTCCCCTCTCTCTTTAATTATATAGATTTGCAGGTTCCCAAATTTGGATGTTTACACGATTACAATGCTGTGTTGCAACTTGCAAGCAGACACTGTTATGTTATGGTTCCAAATAATAGCATTAGAGTAACATGCTTGATAGTTATTGATTAATTAGGTTTTAGAATTGTAAGTGCAAAGGAAAACAAGTCTATGGACTAAACCTGTAGATTTCTGATTTATTCTTTTTTTCAATAACTTTCATATATTAGTAATGCAttcttcaaaaataaataaaagtgtaAAAACTAGTCGCACAAAAAATTACTTCGGTAAATAGATTGTGGCCTACATTCATGTattgcttaaaacattaataggTACTATCACACATCTACTTTGACTTTTACATAGGTTCAAGAATGGATTGCATATGTATCTTTATATCACTTTCTCTTTAGTTGCTCATTAGAACTTATAAGCGCTCTCTAGGtgttttatttataaatgcaCCGGCCTATGCCCCAACCGAGTAGTATATAATAAGGAAAACACTTCTTCTATAGGATAGATCAATATTACACTATATGATATATTTGAATTTAACGTGTAAGAATCTTAAGTTCTTTGATTATTATGCTGTTAAAATGCAATTTTTTGTGACATAATTCTGATTTTGCAATTCTGtacatatgtatgtatgcatggtTGCTAGATGGATTCTAAAAAAGAGAAAGGGAGAAGAGAAATTTGGCCAAAAGAGACGGTTTTAGAATTATGTCGGTTCCTAAACAAATATATCATGAAGCATGGTCGAACTTCCCCATTCAAATGGGTCACTCTTCAGCCAGAGTTTGAAAAAGTTATAAATCATAAATTCGCCAGTGACAAAGCTATGAAGAACAAGTATGACAGTATGAGAAAAGAGTACAACCTTTGGAAGTCACTTAAGAATGGAGAGACTGGTCTAGGTTGGAATGAAAGTACCAAGCAACTTAGTTGTTCTGAAGAATGGTGGAAAAGAAAAATTCAGGTGACATAATATAACTCATTCAAAATTTAAATGCCATATAATATTCCAGTCATAATGATAACTAAAGATTTACCATTATATTCTGTAGGAAAACCCGAAAGTTCTAGCAATTCAAAATAACCAACCATCTATACAACTACAAGAAGAGTGGGATCAGTTATTTGGAGATGTAGTTGCTAGTGGGGAAAATTGTGTGGCACCCTCTATGGATCCAACTACATTCAATGAGGTGCATGTTGATAATCTTAAGGATGACAATGTTGAGAACCTTGAGGATGACAATGTTGAGGGAGGTGACAATTTCTTTGGTGACTTCTTGAACGAAGTAAGTCAACATGATGCATCAACATTAAGCCCAAGTGAGATTgcaaaaaattttgaaaagtctACTAAAGTAAACTAAGCCTAAACCAGTTAAGATGAAACGTAAAGGGAGAGAATCATTGGGAGCTTCAATACTTAAAGAACATTTAACTCAAAGTAGTATGAATCAACAACGTGCTCTAGAAATATTAGAATCAAATTCTTCCAAACTCAGTCAAAGTACTAAGTTTAGTATTGAAGCTGCTATGGGTTTACTTAGCCGGATGGTAGATGCAGGATTAATAAGAGAAGATAAGGAGTTGTGGTTATTTGCAATGGATTTATTTGAAGATTCTGTGAAAAGAGAAATGTTTATAAATGTGTCACATGATCATGGTAGGTTAGCGTGGCTGCAACGAAAGCAAAGGCTCACCGACTCAAGTTTTCTTTGAGGACATGTTACGAAGACATTATTGTTTCTATTTGTTTGAACTTTATTGCTTTTGGATTGATTTATTGTTTTTTACCTTGATGTTTTAGTGACATGACTATATGTTAAACTATTTATCCATTTATATTTTAGCTATTAAAGTTTTTATATGTTAAGCTGATATTGAATTTATTATTAGGGTTACAATGAATAATGAAACAAGCAAGAAGAATCACAAACTGCATTGCTATAATTTTTTGTTGGATTCAACCTATACATGTGATCTAGTTGCTGCATACTATTATAAGCATATGTACAAGGAACCATGCATGACATCACCTCAAACAGGACAGGCTTGGATGATGGAAATTTTAAATGGCAATCCTATACGATGTGTAAATGCATTCAGAATGCATCCAAACATGTTCACGAAATTATGTAGAGAGCTTGAATCAAACTATGGATTGCAGTCGAGTGATAGAATGTTAACTTGTGAGAAGGTGGGGATATTTTGTATACATTGGCATTGGGTTTATCTAACAGGGATGTTGGGGAGCGTTTTCAACGTTCTGGGGAGACTATTAGTAGAGCCTTTCATGAAATTCTAGAGGCAATAGCTGGTAGAGGTAAAGGTTTTCAAGGTCTAGCACGTGACGTTATAAAACCAAAAGATCCAACTTTTCAATTCATACCACCTCAAATCTTGAATGACAAAAGATACATGTCGTATTTCAAGGTATTAATATGATTAATATCATTCCTACTTGTGTACTTTGTTTCTTGACTAATGTTCAAATTATATATAGGATTGTATTGGATGTATTGACGGTACACACATAGGGGCTTGCATCCCAGAGAGTCAGCAACTACCGTATATTGGTAGAAAAGGGGTACCAACTTTCAACGTAATGGCAACATGTGATTTCGATATGTGTTTCACATTCGTATAGATCGGATGGGAGGGATCAGCACATGACATGCGTGTTTTCATTAACGCGACCCAAAATAGTAAATTCAATTTCCCACAACCACCTGAAGGTAATATTTCGAATTACTTACGCATATATTTGGAATTGTTTCATGTTACTTTTAATAAATTCTAACGCCTTTTGTTTTTCAACTCCTTTATCAGGTAGATATTATTTGGTTGATAAAGGATATCCAGATAGAAAAGGATACCTTGTTCCATATTCCAAGACAAGATACCATCAATCTCAATTTCAAAGAGAGCCCCCGAATAATATGCAAGAAGCTTTCAACCGTTCACATTCATCTTTACGAAGTCATATTGAGAGgtcatttggaattttgaagaaACGATTTAAGATACTTGGTAAAATGCCCAAGTATAGCGTGCAAACACAAATTGATGTTATCATGGCTACATTTGCATTGCATAACTATATACGTAACTCTCAAGAAGATTTCATGTTTATTGCAATGGAGCAACATCCAAACTACATACTACAAGATGAACTGCATGATGTTCGTAACCATGACACAAGCACCGGTCTATTTGAAGGAACATCGAATGAGATGAAATATGTTCGCAATGAAATTGCTACTTTGATATGGAATGCATGACATTAATGATTTAATAGTATTATATTATGTTATGACTGTTTGTCAATAACTATgttttatttaattgaaaatggccatgttttattcatttgagaaataacttttatatatatatatatatatatatagagagagagagagaggccggttaacgtacaatacctcttatcatacattatgtacgcgatgccctcagccgtacgatcttcaatcgatcaaacgcgagcgaaactaatttaaatgattaaattaatcattttaatatatctaaatcataccaggaAGGTTAAACGTCATTGCGAGGTCATAAATCTCTGTAATTGACCGATGATAGTTtaaaatcaaaccctaaatcaaattcaaaaacctgaaaatctTCTTCCCCAACCTCCCTTCGTTCCTTTTAGTGCGATATCGATAATAAGAACTACTAATTTGGGAGTTGTAAGGGTCAAACGGAAGAAGACTGACAATGATCAACCAACAATCGaagaagatgaacagtaacacacacagatttttcacatgcgatattcaattttccacatgcgattctacacaccccatgccatttttcacattaccccatgctagccattttttcacatgcgatattcaattttccacatgcgattctacacacccgatgccatttttcacattaccccatgctagccattttttcacatgcgatattcaattttccacatgcgattctacacaccccatgccatttttcacattaccccatgccatttttcacatgcgatattcaattttccacatgcgattctacacaccccatgctatttttcacattaccccatgctagccatttttcacatgcgatattcaatcttccacatgcgattctacacaccccatgccatttttcacattaccccatgccattttttcacatgcgatattcaaatcttccacatgtgattttgtccatctacacaccccatgccatttttcacactaccccatgctaaccattttttcacatgcgatatgtattgaattcgcatcagatctgcacctgatcgaacggctgggatgatcgcgtacgtatcgtacgataagcgcatttgtattttactctttgcctatatatatatatataggggagggttcatttgagaagaaatttttattgaaaagaaaaagaataaaagggtacaattgtaaaacattaaatagttttttttctcatctcatttattattatgtttgactaattaattagtcattaagactataatcctccacactaaatatttttagggtgtaaggaatggttaaacactttggagtggcaaaccaaaaagccgaccaatcagagcgcgccatgtcaatcagttaaaagtgtttaaactttactgaaaagtgttggcaatggtttaaacatttGATGGAGTAgtaaactttttaaataaaaaaaaggaaaaaagatgtgattggttgagattggaatggaccccaccccataccccctctctctctccttcttCCCTTTGCCGCATCGGTGTTGGCTCACCGATTACACAACAATTTCGTCAAACATGGAAGTGGCAAATGGGTTGGCATTGGTTTGCCACCCATTGCCGATTCGGTGAAAAGCTTTTGCCGCCCCCCACTCCTTACCCCCTtacctacacacatcaaaagttatcctacacatttcgaaatttatcctacacatattgaaatttatcctacacaactcgtaatttatcctacacgcctcgtatttatcctacactataaatgaatttttatttttattttttgtgaaaaatatatatcttaaaaataagttacaaatttaatatagttagttattaaagatgaaactaccaattaatgatgtatgtaaatttactaatatacccttatagttacattaagtacaaatattaaatgaagtctaatgaaaCATTCCTATTGGTTGAagtttcttcttttttcttcttacaaagaatttcttctcatttgaaccctccactatatatatatatatatatatatatatatatatatatatatatatatatatatatatatatatatgtaggatcattttcagacccgaacgagttgattagaagagtttatctctaaacgaaaggtggaaacagacgtgtagagttcaattcagcaagattcacactataaactgttgtatgattgatTTGATAACGTAttacaacctgacaacacttcggtaGCACTTTGTTGCacaagccggaaagttacaaatgaactaGACATAAGAACTATTTATAGGGAGGACCCTTTCGTTTGAAGGTGTCATGGCACCCTTCAAACGGTTACAAATTCAAACGGAACCTCCTCAAACGATTACACGTTCAAACGGACTCAACATAAATTCATATTTTATGTGCATTCTGACTTCACGTGTGCATGTTGTATTGATGAAGACTTGTGATGTCATATATGTgatgtcacttgtgatgtcacatATATGATGTCACGCTTGTTCAGATCCGCACCGaaaccgagactcgatataagacgaagacgacagatgtatgcaccaacagactccccctcagatgttgacgagtcttaagtgccgagtctttgcatcttcagtctttatctgtCCTCTCAAACTCTTTAAAGTATTTGACgttgtaagcatcctcaaatctctctcttctcttttcatcatcaacagactccccactaacaatctctactcggatgtcttcagactcctccTTTCGATATACTGGGATCGCAGTTTGGCTCGTTAAAATCACAGAgacctcaggtatcggaacctggcactctatcttcaggttcaagatcgaaacctggctacacctgcacattcttaacccagaagtaaattttctaaatttaatcatttgacaAATTTATCAATCCAGATTCTCTCTCAGATTAAACCAGAATGATTTATCAATGATAAATTCTgataaaccttttgtaaaaattaatcattttttcttttcaaaacacattctcccaaaccatttgttcatcatgtttagcactcggaattttgaaaattagctctccaacaccagttgtcgaaaatctttttaaatttttcaaaagtttatgctaaaacacactgaaatctttttggatttttgaatgtaaagaaatgcagtaaagaaatatttacagacaatattttttgtgagtttgcgtaaggggatcatatcagttaatgagacatgtcaccaacaccgttaagcttcatttcattttaagttctaaataattcacctagattgtcagtatatttgtccacttaaattttcacacaaagttcaattgatccgagatacgatgttcatgttttaagcacttaaacttatccgtgtgtcccactacttgtatatactcccgtatccagatcccaatattcactcttacaggtgagtataccatagatgatatctgtaaagggtttaaattgcgagggccgtgagagctcaggtcgatacttccgtatacgcagagagatgacggcttcgacctttcggtgtgtcccctttagaggatctttttgtttcaacagcagcgactatcaattttattgtttcatcaacttgctaaGGGCGgtgcttatatttcaaagcatttgcagaaagcattatccggggactaggtcagaacttccattcagcagaagtcccgggataataccccagatatcattgagCATAAAGActtagtatctcagaataagggacctttcaaacaagatttcaggggttacctatatatccaagaagttgttacccacagaataagcaagtttgaattttttaggtttatatctcgtcacaatttactaaatgtgtaaaaacctactggcacatccacagtgagattgtttatcacattttaactttccaattctttagcatgttatgacagtccactgatgtactatcatttcctcttttcacaacaaaactcatttttgattttatcatgtttttgtatttttcaaattatctaatgtttttggattttctgaagtTTTCTACTCctcctaaaatgcaaacacattaaagaaaatttaaaaatacAACTAGACTCttgactcaattaaaaaaaattcaacacaaactgtacaaataaagtgacaaccgatatcgaatcgcatcaaatcgccatccactaggcataaacaatcagaactccccctatcaacaaactattttctcattatgatttcaaaacagttaagtttgttttaatcaaaatgatttttatggaaaataagtttgttataaccacttgtaggttcacatGAACGTTAGAggtatggttcatcatattgttcatcaaCCAATTTaatgaagattacatcaagttcaattcaatgaccttgatgAATCCGTTGTACCAATTGTAAAAACACAAACACCTGTATCATGTGTAGGAAACAAACATCTACACACAACATTTTACCAatcaaagatgccgattcctgcttcgcactaaccaacctggaagctccggcatagtccttcaacctgtaaaatttaaactcATTTAAAATCCTTCAAACAATCTATTCagaactagaatgatgccgattcctgatccacgattacaaacttgggatctccgacaTAGTCCTTAGACttcatggaaaacaaacttccatacaagtcttctcagacttgatggttttcaattcttgcgcagtagggttgtaagttgcctttttagttgcataaaaatctttaaccccctttgctttcccattaagcattttcccaaaaattttcttaacattcccattgaatgttttctcgacatcaaattcatttttctcggagtaaaactgatatgagatctcaactttaccaactttctttttaatttcttcaaatttcaatgatggaaaatcatcatcattcactgaaacttTTGTCTCAACTTGTGACTcatctggctttgtggaaccagattcatcgccaacattCTCACCAACCATTTtcacaacccacacttggttgtcctttgctttctttttgtaaacattctttttagaacactcaccaacctcctcagttgagttttcaaaaattttaaatttttcggttggtggttcaacatcaacaactttttctatCAATTTCTCAGAAACTCCCTATTTTGTCTTTgcatttttcggacagttccatgcaatgtgaccaacttcattgcatttgtaacaggttcgagtctctcttggatgaaacactccagttccattccttctcttctcagcaagaaactcctggttcgattgtttccagaacggtttcttctgttcttcctcagcacttccacctgaaacaaattctgtttttgtcttagaatttttctcatttttataattttctggtggaatataaccaagacctttctttttgagcttactgttatggtttggtttcttttgaaaaccataaccagaactgtaaccttttttcttgtttaaacgttgttgaattcttgaagtgtattttttaggttttccagtaagatctaaatcttttatttcagaaatatttatttccgtcattttgaaaacctttttaatcatgtcaagacgaacacttcttattggaaattctttgttgtaatataatttgtcagaatcattcaaagtataaactacttcgaatgtttcatcattcaaattggATTTGGATAGCAGAAACTCGTTACTATAAAACCGTTTAACCAACGATTTTGGACCactgactgacgaacttgaccctccagattcagactttgactcagattcctcatcagtatctaacacctgatcgaccaacTGACACACTTTAATATCTTTCACATGCACATATTAAATTCCCGACAAATTTTATCAAACCAGGCAACCTGAACTTCAATATACGAGACCCGAAATGATAATATCACAAGAATTTGACTGTGAACTTTAACTCTAAGAACGATGAAAGCACATGTAAAGTCTGATCAACCGATACAACCTGACACAAATTACATGAAATACCAATGACCTGACATCCTCTTTTAATGTTTCACACAACTCGATGCGCTTTCACGTGAATTACTGAACCACTTTCAAACGGAAGTCATGTTTCAAACAGGATAGGCCAGTTTCAAACGACAACTTCAAACGGAATCGGTTAATTTCAAACGGAATAGGCCAGTTTCAAACGGGATCGGTCAATTTCAAACGGAATAGACAGTTTCAAACGATCAGTTCAAACGGAACGGTCGATTTCAAACGGAATACCATGTATTTTCAAATGGTCAGTCCAGTTTCAAACGGAATGTTGCTGCTTCGTTCAAACGGACACCAGTTTTCAAGccatttttaccacttttacGTCGAATTTAGATCTGAaattctcaagggtttgttaaaacacaattacGCATACATTGTGAAAGTTTCAACCgattttaaccatgaaaacttgtttaattttgaaaagaaggtgtagaagttagaAAAAGCaactgaattggtatgaactcttcctcctgagctctgataccacttgtaggatcgttttcagacccgaacgagtcgatcagaagagtttatctctaaacaaaaggcggaaacagacgtgtagagttcaattcagcaagattcacactataaactgttgtatgattgatttgataacgttttacaacctgacgacacttcggcagcactttgttgcacaagccggaaagttacaaatgaactaGACATAAGAACTATTTATAGGGAggacccttccgtttgaaggtGTCATGGCACCCTTCAAACAGTTacaaattcaaatggaacctCCTCAAACGATTACACTTCAAACAGACTCAACATAAATTCATATTTCATGTGCATTCTGACTTCACGTGTGCATGTTGTATTGATGAAGACTTGTGATGTCATATATGTGATGTCACGCTTGTTCAGATCCGCACCGAAActgagactcgatataagacgaagacgacagatgtatgcaccaacaatatatatatatatatagggaaaggttcATTAGGGAACACTAAAAAgttggggaacagcggggaaccggctcaaacgaactccgattggactcattccagcggcggatggaaccgtctcgtcgaaccctaactaagatctcttaaccctaaaccctaaatcctaacaaCTAAACTCTAAACACTAaagctaaaacctaagctaaatcataaaatctaaactataaaccctaaaagctaaaccctaaaggctaaacctaaagctaaaccctatagctaaaccctaaagctaaaccctaaaccctaaagctaaactctaaaccctaaagctaaaccctaacgctaaaccctaaagctaaaccctaaaagccaaaccctaatatattttgggtttaggggttatgatttagggtttagggttaagagatcctagttagggttcgacaagACGGTTCCAACGCCGtcggaatgagtccaatcggagttcgtttgagtcggttccccactgttccccacttttttagtgttccccaatgaacctcacactatatatatatatatatatgtgtgtgtgtgtgtgtgtatgtgtgtgtgtgtgtgtagggctgtaaacgaaccaaacgaacacgaacatgaacaaggccatgttcgtgttcgttcgttaaggaaattaacatgttcgcgaaatGTTCACGAACGTATACCGGACATAAGTTTATGctcatgtttgtttgttaaggaaatttagttgttcacgaacagttcgtgaacgttggtctcgaacacaaatgaacgcaagcgaacacaaacgaacgcaagcaaataaaagagaacgcaaacgaacatttaacttaaaaaaaataaaaatattgttatccttaaacattggatataagtagttaaatacgaccatcaaatgataaatcaaaacacaagaagtctaataCACCACTATACGATGAATCAACTTTagctaacttagacataattatccccaaaaatgtcttagtatgtccaaattttagctaacttagaaaaaaatagggtttcaagttttcaaaatgtttagataaaaggtttttatttattattttttaatataatcaaatgAACACGGACTATAACATCCCGTGTTTTCGAAGGTCAAAGTCAACGTCAAGATTGACTTCCTTGACGGTAGTAAacctttatgtttatgtttacgttagttgtattatgtggagtaactaattacaatcgaattaatcgaagtttatttatcaATGCGAATCGATTTACGACATTGAATAGcatgaagtaacaatgcgataaagttaattgaACTAacctaatcatcatcgaactcgagactcgaattacgcgaattttggtgttaatatacgtgtgtgtgaCCTATGtattacttgtgcgtgtttactttatgttatgtgtggatcaatcaaatcgaaactcgaaactcaatcgaaaacGAATTAcgataattggtggcgaaaaggCAGCGCGAGATAGGAAtacttgtatgtagatatagtggttgggattaaagtaatttgaataggtaACTCCATCGTATCTTTGTTTATCGTAATCggaatcgaaatatcaaaaatcatcgcaccgaacgctcgaatcaggcagctgaacgatcaggctcttagccgatcgaacagcccagccgatcggactgctgtccgatcgaacaaggacaggctgtccgatcgggaggCCTGGCCGATcagccagccctttcctcttttggcagcctataaataccccctctcCTTGTCACACTtaccatttttggaaagctctgaccgaccagctcgtgctcccctccttttcccagatttctctcgattccggtaagatttcatcctaaatcttgtactttcttgatctacacgcactcctacacctttctatctttcaaatcttgatttctaacagtgaaatcatcaagattcaagtgttctaagatgatgtcatcatggtgttcttgaagaacttcatgttttggcctcaatccaccaagaataacttggatctagccgatttccacat
This is a stretch of genomic DNA from Helianthus annuus cultivar XRQ/B chromosome 16, HanXRQr2.0-SUNRISE, whole genome shotgun sequence. It encodes these proteins:
- the LOC110916975 gene encoding uncharacterized protein At2g29880-like, with the protein product MKHGRTSPFKWVTLQPEFEKVINHKFASDKAMKNKYDSMRKEYNLWKSLKNGETGLGWNESTKQLSCSEEWWKRKIQENPKVLAIQNNQPSIQLQEEWDQLFGDVVASGENCVAPSMDPTTFNEVHVDNLKDDNVENLEDDNVEGGDNFFGDFLNEVSQHDASTLSPSEIAKNFEKSTKVN
- the LOC110919584 gene encoding uncharacterized protein LOC110919584; its protein translation is MKRKGRESLGASILKEHLTQSSMNQQRALEILESNSSKLSQSTKFSIEAAMGLLSRMVDAGLIREDKELWLFAMDLFEDSVKREMFINVSHDHGGDILYTLALGLSNRDVGERFQRSGETISRAFHEILEAIAGRGKGFQGLARDVIKPKDPTFQFIPPQILNDKRYMSYFKDCIGCIDGTHIGACIPESQQLPYIGRKGVPTFNIGWEGSAHDMRVFINATQNSKFNFPQPPEGRYYLVDKGYPDRKGYLVPYSKTRYHQSQFQREPPNNMQEAFNRSHSSLRSHIERSFGILKKRFKILGKMPKYSVQTQIDVIMATFALHNYIRNSQEDFMFIAMEQHPNYILQDELHDVRNHDTSTGLFEGTSNEMKYVRNEIATLIWNA